In Gammaproteobacteria bacterium, one DNA window encodes the following:
- the casA gene encoding type I-E CRISPR-associated protein Cse1/CasA, which translates to MKYNLIDEAWIPVTIAARQEKVGLAEAFQRADEIVAVGGDSPPVKVALHRLLFSVFMAAVGRDGARWVERWQAHTVPANEILAYLERHRNRFDLLDTKAPFYQAPGLATLAVEHPEKVKDVGILVPSVASERNKKTLFNHTTPDRPVQLTLDASARWLVTLQAYDLPGLKTGIGLGAQARASAKVSPLCGAIHVTPVGRTFAETLLLNCVEVRDWESGNDRPAWERPPVGIEPKERAPEGTLDWLTWQSRRVLLIGDDGRVDRVVITPGDHHAPRQRWECEPYVPFRRNEAKTGDTYNPIRLSTSRQAWRDLYSIIAVTGSEAGAAIIRQLVRRLDRLGLDPADEILTVEVGGTITDQKHQKVLDWRSDRFVLPLALAANPLAAETLRAGLDLAKAVARSIRDAVRMATTTEKAGHEGDGWANEVEQTFWARLAAVFPAFTSTLGSGDLLEAADSWRDHVRRSAQMSIRPVDLAGAAPGNWERWAKGLARAESRSPYDAFADEMQGVRHALTEEVQE; encoded by the coding sequence TTGAAATACAACCTGATCGATGAGGCATGGATACCGGTGACGATCGCCGCGCGCCAGGAGAAGGTGGGTCTAGCCGAAGCCTTCCAGCGGGCCGACGAGATCGTCGCCGTCGGAGGAGATTCGCCGCCGGTGAAGGTGGCGCTCCATCGTCTGCTGTTCTCTGTGTTCATGGCGGCCGTGGGCCGCGACGGCGCCAGATGGGTCGAGCGGTGGCAGGCGCATACGGTACCGGCCAATGAGATCCTCGCCTACTTGGAACGCCACCGGAACCGCTTCGATCTGCTCGACACCAAGGCTCCCTTCTACCAGGCCCCGGGCTTGGCGACTCTCGCCGTCGAGCATCCCGAAAAGGTGAAGGATGTGGGGATCTTGGTTCCGTCAGTGGCGTCGGAAAGGAACAAGAAGACGCTCTTCAATCACACAACACCAGACCGGCCTGTCCAACTGACGCTGGATGCGAGCGCCCGATGGCTGGTCACCTTGCAGGCATACGACCTGCCCGGGTTGAAGACCGGAATCGGGTTGGGAGCGCAAGCTCGGGCATCGGCGAAGGTGTCACCGCTGTGCGGCGCGATCCACGTTACTCCTGTGGGCAGAACCTTCGCCGAAACACTGCTTCTCAACTGTGTGGAGGTGCGCGACTGGGAATCCGGCAATGACCGACCGGCATGGGAGCGTCCCCCCGTCGGGATAGAGCCCAAGGAACGTGCACCGGAGGGCACGTTGGATTGGCTCACCTGGCAGTCTCGACGTGTCCTTCTGATTGGAGACGACGGACGTGTCGACCGAGTGGTCATCACTCCGGGTGATCATCACGCCCCTCGCCAGCGTTGGGAGTGTGAGCCGTATGTGCCGTTCCGTCGCAACGAAGCGAAGACAGGCGACACCTACAACCCAATTCGGCTGAGCACCAGCCGTCAAGCGTGGCGGGACCTGTACTCGATCATTGCCGTTACGGGATCCGAAGCGGGTGCTGCGATCATTCGCCAACTGGTGCGGCGCCTGGATCGTCTCGGCCTTGACCCCGCCGACGAGATCCTCACCGTCGAGGTGGGGGGCACCATAACCGACCAGAAACACCAGAAGGTGCTCGATTGGCGATCCGACCGGTTCGTGCTCCCACTTGCGCTGGCCGCGAACCCGCTTGCGGCGGAGACGCTGCGTGCCGGCCTCGATCTCGCCAAGGCAGTGGCCCGCAGCATTCGCGATGCGGTGCGCATGGCAACGACCACCGAGAAGGCCGGTCACGAAGGGGACGGCTGGGCGAACGAGGTCGAACAGACCTTCTGGGCGCGTCTTGCCGCGGTCTTCCCTGCATTCACATCCACTCTGGGCAGTGGCGACCTCCTCGAAGCGGCCGACTCGTGGCGAGACCATGTGCGTCGGTCGGCGCAGATGTCCATACGCCCTGTGGATCTGGCCGGGGCTGCCCCCGGCAACTGGGAACGTTGGGCGAAGGGCCTTGCCCGGGCTGAATCCCGTAGTCCCTACGATGCATTTGCCGACGAAATGCAAGGAGTGAGACACGCTTTGACCGAGGAGGTACAGGAGTAA
- the cas7e gene encoding type I-E CRISPR-associated protein Cas7/Cse4/CasC produces the protein MIIEQHIIRSVVPANLNRDDRGAPKQATFGGHRRSRVSSQALKRAARRAFTEYGLDSENLGVRTRLVGVEVAKRLGQRNPEEAANAAQRALENLDVSTDSGTGGKSAYLLFLGADALDEFAAAIDEHWDELSSAKKLKKATVKSLTSESLFGGSPKADIAMFGRMIADLPAHNVDAAVQVAHAISTHAVAGEFDWFTAVDDLQPENEPGAGMMGTVEFNSACLYQYSNVDVTQLLANLDKDVDLARQSLAAFLRAMALELPTGKQNSMAAHNPPSLVLHTARRRGQWNLANAFENPVRAGRGGIVEESQRRLLNYYHRLSGLFPAQVPQAAWFLSDLDDAEFGDPDPARQSNLDELVDLAVEEAFNG, from the coding sequence ATGATTATCGAGCAACATATCATCCGTTCCGTGGTACCGGCCAACCTCAACCGGGATGACCGCGGCGCCCCCAAACAGGCGACCTTCGGAGGGCACCGTCGGTCGCGAGTGTCGAGCCAAGCATTGAAGCGCGCCGCCCGTCGCGCCTTCACCGAGTACGGCTTGGATTCCGAGAATCTCGGTGTTCGCACGCGCCTGGTGGGCGTCGAGGTGGCCAAGCGCCTGGGCCAACGAAATCCTGAGGAAGCTGCCAACGCAGCGCAGCGAGCCTTGGAAAACCTCGACGTATCGACCGATTCCGGCACAGGAGGCAAGTCGGCCTACCTGCTCTTTCTTGGTGCCGATGCGCTTGACGAATTCGCCGCTGCGATCGACGAGCACTGGGATGAGCTGTCATCGGCCAAGAAGCTAAAGAAGGCGACGGTCAAGTCTTTGACATCGGAATCTCTCTTCGGAGGGTCGCCAAAGGCTGACATCGCCATGTTCGGTCGCATGATCGCCGACTTGCCCGCCCATAACGTTGATGCCGCGGTCCAGGTGGCGCACGCCATCTCAACACACGCCGTCGCCGGGGAGTTCGACTGGTTCACCGCTGTCGACGACCTCCAACCTGAGAATGAACCCGGCGCTGGGATGATGGGCACCGTCGAGTTCAATTCGGCGTGCCTGTACCAGTACTCCAATGTCGACGTGACCCAGCTACTAGCCAATCTCGACAAAGACGTCGACCTGGCGCGCCAGTCGTTGGCAGCGTTCCTGCGGGCGATGGCCCTTGAGTTGCCGACCGGAAAGCAGAATTCGATGGCCGCCCACAACCCTCCGTCGCTTGTGCTCCACACCGCTCGGCGGCGAGGCCAGTGGAACCTGGCTAACGCGTTCGAGAACCCGGTTCGCGCCGGAAGGGGCGGCATCGTCGAGGAATCACAGCGACGGCTGCTCAACTACTACCATCGTCTGAGCGGGCTGTTTCCTGCTCAGGTGCCACAGGCCGCGTGGTTCCTCAGTGACCTCGACGACGCCGAGTTCGGTGACCCAGACCCGGCCCGGCAATCGAACCTGGATGAGCTCGTCGACCTGGCAGTCGAAGAGGCTTTCAATGGCTAG
- the casB gene encoding type I-E CRISPR-associated protein Cse2/CasB, with product MQSVEPRPSVHPFIHYLGGLSRGDLAALRRSAAHLPGFDAGAARVVYPRIPEVSPGGEAPYFAIAALFALKPGRKNSPNARNLGWSARFLALNRSSDAKPADSVARRFERVLGASGAELPRLLRDFVPLIDTSDAPIDFTLLLKHHRSWDSVDRWVQRKWARSFWTPTYDKDEEKSERTS from the coding sequence ATGCAATCCGTCGAACCCAGACCATCCGTCCATCCCTTCATCCATTATCTCGGAGGACTAAGTCGAGGTGACCTCGCCGCACTACGGCGCTCGGCCGCCCATCTACCGGGCTTCGACGCCGGTGCGGCGAGGGTTGTCTACCCGCGGATCCCAGAAGTATCGCCCGGTGGAGAGGCGCCGTATTTCGCCATCGCCGCCCTGTTCGCCCTGAAGCCGGGGCGCAAGAATTCGCCCAATGCCCGGAATCTCGGGTGGAGCGCGCGTTTCCTGGCGTTGAATCGCTCATCAGATGCCAAACCGGCGGACTCGGTGGCCCGACGATTCGAACGGGTGCTGGGAGCCTCCGGTGCAGAGCTGCCCAGATTGCTGCGGGACTTCGTTCCCCTGATCGACACCTCAGACGCCCCGATCGATTTCACGCTATTGCTGAAACACCATCGGAGCTGGGACAGCGTGGATCGCTGGGTACAACGAAAGTGGGCGAGGTCTTTCTGGACTCCGACATACGACAAGGACGAAGAGAAGAGCGAAAGGACATCATGA
- the cas5e gene encoding type I-E CRISPR-associated protein Cas5/CasD gives MARTLLLRLAAPMQSWGRRSRFEHRDTGIEPSKSGVVGLVAAALGRRRDESIDDLTALRFGVRVDQPGSIERDFHTAANVAKYGGGTEALVSDRFYIADAVFLVGLTGDDELLNRLASNLESPTFQLFLGRKSFVPTPPLVLGVVDGELEDVLESHPWLATSHQTLRRAGDGDELRLVVEDASAPETFEDDAVVSFSTREFTARPVRVVFVSPPHEPRPAWSAGG, from the coding sequence ATGGCTAGGACTCTCCTACTCAGGCTCGCCGCACCGATGCAGTCGTGGGGGCGTCGAAGTCGGTTCGAGCATCGTGACACCGGTATCGAACCCTCAAAGAGTGGGGTCGTAGGACTCGTCGCGGCGGCGTTGGGTCGCCGCCGCGACGAGTCGATAGATGATCTCACCGCCCTCCGGTTCGGTGTACGCGTCGACCAACCGGGCTCCATCGAGCGGGATTTCCACACAGCCGCCAACGTTGCCAAGTACGGAGGGGGGACCGAGGCGCTCGTCTCGGATCGCTTCTACATCGCCGACGCGGTGTTCCTCGTCGGTCTCACCGGCGACGACGAGCTACTCAACCGGCTTGCTTCGAACCTGGAGTCACCCACGTTCCAGCTCTTTCTGGGGCGGAAGTCATTCGTACCAACGCCACCTTTGGTGCTCGGCGTGGTCGACGGTGAGCTCGAGGACGTGCTCGAGAGCCACCCATGGCTCGCTACGTCGCACCAGACCCTTCGCCGAGCCGGTGACGGCGATGAGCTCCGGTTGGTGGTGGAGGATGCCTCGGCGCCAGAGACTTTCGAGGACGACGCTGTGGTGTCGTTCTCCACCCGGGAGTTCACAGCTCGCCCTGTGCGAGTGGTGTTTGTATCGCCACCCCACGAGCCTCGACCGGCATGGTCGGCAGGGGGTTGA